In the Xiamenia xianingshaonis genome, one interval contains:
- a CDS encoding response regulator transcription factor — MNESPHRILIVDDEPSITEFVSYALKKEGFFVDVVNNGEDALALAMKNPYDLFVLDIMLPGMDGYELCRHLRAKTTVPVLFLSARDTELDKVVGLEIGGDDYLAKPFGVRELIARVRALLRRGNNGDFPDASRAITASGITLDEDAHTASGENGEIELTPREFELLASLMKNAGKVVSREDLLRDAWGWEYLTETKTVDTHIKRLRDKIESAGYDPGIVETVRGYGYRFKQ; from the coding sequence ATGAACGAGTCGCCGCACCGCATTCTCATTGTTGACGACGAACCTTCGATCACCGAATTCGTCAGTTATGCGCTGAAAAAGGAGGGCTTCTTTGTCGATGTGGTCAACAATGGCGAAGACGCCTTGGCGCTGGCGATGAAGAATCCTTACGACCTGTTCGTGCTCGACATCATGTTGCCGGGCATGGACGGTTATGAACTGTGCCGCCACCTGCGCGCAAAGACGACGGTCCCCGTGCTGTTTCTGTCCGCGCGCGACACCGAGCTCGACAAGGTCGTGGGCTTGGAAATCGGCGGCGACGACTACCTGGCGAAGCCTTTCGGCGTCCGCGAGCTCATCGCCCGCGTGCGCGCCCTGCTGCGCCGCGGCAACAACGGCGATTTCCCGGACGCGAGCCGCGCCATCACCGCGAGCGGCATCACGCTTGACGAGGACGCGCACACGGCCAGCGGCGAAAACGGCGAGATCGAGCTGACGCCGCGCGAGTTCGAGCTGTTGGCAAGCCTGATGAAGAACGCCGGCAAGGTGGTTTCGCGCGAAGACCTGCTGCGTGACGCCTGGGGCTGGGAATACCTCACCGAGACGAAGACGGTCGACACGCACATCAAACGCCTGCGCGACAAGATCGAATCGGCCGGCTACGACCCCGGCATCGTCGAAACGGTGCGCGGCTACGGGTACCGGTTCAAGCAGTAA
- a CDS encoding type III pantothenate kinase, translating to MLLAVDVGNTQTVIGVYEGKDLRHRWRFSTNKLYTPDELRIKIVPLLASEDMAFDDVHGVVVSSVVPRLTDAWCEVTRRTIGRPAVVCTAQTAGSLFPTSYPNPSEIGADRVADAVGACALYGSPVVVVDFGTATNIEVVDRDGKFLGGVIAPGMDTAASALFEHATKLGAIDYVNPHTAIGTNTVQAMQIGIVVGEAERVDGIVARMFDQLGYEAPVVATGGLAARIAPLSRTITEANPDLTLEGLRLVYEHCTDQEEAVACERIGY from the coding sequence ATGTTACTTGCTGTCGACGTGGGGAACACCCAGACCGTTATCGGCGTTTACGAGGGGAAAGACCTGCGCCATCGGTGGCGTTTCTCGACGAACAAGCTCTATACGCCGGACGAGTTGCGCATCAAAATCGTGCCGCTTTTGGCGTCGGAAGACATGGCCTTCGACGACGTGCACGGCGTGGTGGTTTCGTCGGTGGTGCCGAGGCTGACCGACGCGTGGTGCGAAGTCACGCGGCGAACGATCGGCCGGCCTGCGGTCGTGTGCACGGCCCAGACGGCGGGGTCGCTGTTCCCGACGAGCTACCCGAACCCCAGCGAAATCGGGGCCGATCGCGTGGCCGACGCCGTGGGGGCTTGCGCGCTGTACGGATCTCCCGTGGTGGTGGTCGATTTCGGCACGGCGACGAACATCGAAGTGGTCGACCGCGACGGGAAGTTTTTGGGCGGCGTCATCGCGCCGGGCATGGACACGGCGGCGTCTGCCCTGTTCGAGCACGCGACGAAGCTGGGCGCCATCGACTACGTGAACCCGCACACGGCCATTGGCACGAACACGGTCCAGGCGATGCAGATCGGCATCGTGGTGGGCGAGGCGGAGCGCGTCGACGGCATCGTAGCCCGCATGTTCGACCAGCTGGGCTACGAGGCGCCCGTGGTGGCGACGGGCGGCCTGGCCGCGCGCATCGCGCCGCTGTCGCGCACCATCACCGAGGCGAATCCCGATCTGACGCTCGAAGGCCTGCGCCTGGTGTACGAGCACTGCACCGACCAGGAAGAGGCCGTCGCATGCGAACGGATCGGGTACTGA
- a CDS encoding formate--tetrahydrofolate ligase produces the protein MLTDIEIAQAATPQPISAIAEKAGVPASYLEMYGTNKAKVDYNLLKDQQHTPGKLVLVTAINPTPAGEGKTTTTVGLADALSLRGENVVVALREPSLGPVFGIKGGAAGGGYAQVIPMEDINLHFTGDFHAIGAANNLLAAMLDAHIQNGNELGIDVRKITWKRVVDMNDRQLRHIVDGLGGKAHGVPREDGFDITVASEVMAIFCLATSISDLKERLGRIVVGYTADDKPVTAHDLHAEGAMTALLKDALKPNLVQTLEGTPAFVHGGPFANIAHGCNSIMATRMALALGDYCVTEAGFGADLGAEKFLDIKCRLAGLKPDAVVVVATVRALKNHGGVPKDQLNTENLEALEAGLPNLLQHVENITNVYQLPCVVAINAFPTDTPAELALVEKKCRELGVNVALSEVWARGGEGGLALADEVVRLCNEGDAEGRSADTFSFSYEDDLSIAEKIEAIAQRVYHADGVVFEPAAKKEIAQLEALGFGGMPVCMAKTQYSFSDDASKLGAPRGFDVTVRQVKVSAGAGFIVALTGSIMTMPGLGKSPAAFRIDVDDTGKISGLF, from the coding sequence ATGTTGACCGACATTGAAATTGCCCAAGCAGCAACCCCCCAACCCATCAGCGCCATTGCCGAGAAGGCGGGCGTGCCGGCGTCGTATCTGGAGATGTACGGCACGAACAAGGCGAAGGTGGACTACAACCTGCTGAAAGACCAGCAGCACACGCCCGGCAAGCTGGTGCTGGTGACGGCCATCAATCCCACGCCTGCCGGCGAGGGGAAGACCACCACGACGGTGGGCCTGGCCGACGCGCTGTCGCTGCGCGGCGAAAACGTGGTCGTAGCGCTGCGCGAGCCGTCGCTCGGGCCGGTGTTCGGCATAAAGGGTGGTGCTGCCGGCGGTGGATATGCCCAGGTCATCCCCATGGAAGACATCAATCTGCACTTCACGGGCGACTTCCACGCCATCGGCGCGGCCAACAACCTGCTGGCGGCCATGCTCGACGCGCACATCCAGAACGGCAACGAGCTGGGCATCGACGTGCGCAAGATCACCTGGAAGCGCGTCGTGGACATGAACGACCGCCAGCTGCGCCACATCGTCGACGGTCTGGGCGGCAAGGCGCACGGTGTCCCGCGCGAGGACGGCTTCGACATCACGGTGGCCAGCGAAGTGATGGCCATCTTCTGTCTGGCGACGTCCATCAGCGACTTGAAGGAGCGCCTCGGCCGCATTGTCGTGGGCTACACGGCGGATGACAAGCCGGTGACCGCGCACGACCTGCATGCGGAAGGCGCCATGACGGCCCTGCTCAAAGACGCGCTCAAGCCGAATTTAGTACAGACGCTCGAAGGCACGCCGGCGTTCGTGCACGGTGGCCCCTTCGCGAACATCGCGCACGGCTGCAACTCCATCATGGCGACGCGCATGGCGCTCGCGCTCGGCGACTACTGCGTGACGGAGGCCGGCTTCGGGGCCGACCTGGGCGCCGAGAAGTTCCTGGACATCAAGTGTCGCCTGGCGGGCCTCAAACCCGACGCGGTGGTGGTGGTCGCGACGGTGCGCGCGCTGAAGAACCACGGCGGCGTGCCGAAAGACCAGTTGAACACCGAAAACCTGGAAGCGCTGGAAGCCGGCCTGCCCAACCTGCTGCAGCACGTGGAAAACATCACGAACGTGTATCAGCTGCCGTGCGTGGTGGCCATCAACGCCTTCCCGACCGACACGCCGGCCGAGCTTGCGCTCGTTGAAAAGAAGTGCCGCGAGCTGGGCGTGAACGTGGCGCTGTCGGAGGTGTGGGCGCGCGGCGGCGAAGGCGGCCTGGCGCTGGCCGACGAGGTCGTCCGCCTGTGCAACGAAGGCGACGCCGAGGGCCGCAGCGCCGACACGTTCTCGTTCTCCTATGAAGACGACCTGTCCATCGCCGAGAAGATCGAAGCCATCGCCCAGCGCGTCTACCATGCCGACGGCGTGGTGTTCGAGCCGGCGGCGAAGAAGGAGATCGCCCAGCTGGAGGCGCTTGGGTTCGGCGGCATGCCGGTGTGCATGGCCAAGACCCAGTACTCGTTCAGCGACGACGCGTCGAAGCTGGGGGCGCCGCGCGGGTTCGACGTCACGGTGCGCCAGGTGAAGGTGTCTGCCGGCGCCGGGTTCATCGTGGCGCTGACCGGGTCCATCATGACGATGCCAGGGCTGGGGAAGAGTCCGGCCGCCTTCCGTATCGACGTGGACGACACGGGCAAGATTTCCGGTTTGTTCTAA
- a CDS encoding cyclodeaminase/cyclohydrolase family protein, giving the protein MDVQFIEDLASSAPTPGGGGACACVGVLASALASMVGNLTVGKAAYAQVEADVYVVLEKLAALRGRLLELVDEDARAFAPLAAAYKMPKATDAERAAKNAALQEALVGACDVPYEIMETVGRVVRHIDFLAANGSRMALSDVGAAAAFARAAADGASLNIFINAASLDDEAQAQRYRDAAEALAGRIRVKCDEIFAFVKDQVA; this is encoded by the coding sequence ATGGACGTGCAATTCATCGAAGACCTTGCCAGCTCGGCGCCGACGCCGGGGGGCGGCGGCGCGTGCGCGTGCGTGGGCGTGCTCGCCTCGGCGCTCGCTTCCATGGTGGGCAACCTAACCGTCGGGAAGGCGGCATATGCCCAGGTCGAGGCCGATGTGTACGTGGTGTTGGAAAAGCTGGCGGCGCTGCGCGGGCGCTTGCTGGAACTGGTCGACGAGGACGCCCGCGCCTTCGCTCCGTTGGCTGCGGCCTACAAAATGCCCAAGGCCACCGACGCCGAACGTGCGGCCAAGAACGCGGCGCTGCAAGAAGCCCTTGTCGGCGCGTGCGACGTGCCGTACGAGATCATGGAGACCGTCGGGCGCGTCGTCAGGCACATCGACTTTCTTGCGGCCAACGGCAGCCGCATGGCGCTGTCGGACGTTGGCGCGGCTGCCGCGTTCGCGCGCGCAGCGGCGGACGGGGCCAGCCTGAACATCTTCATCAACGCTGCGTCCCTGGACGACGAGGCCCAGGCGCAGCGCTACCGCGACGCTGCGGAGGCGCTTGCCGGGCGCATTCGTGTGAAGTGCGACGAGATTTTTGCCTTCGTCAAGGACCAAGTGGCGTAA
- a CDS encoding bifunctional 5,10-methylenetetrahydrofolate dehydrogenase/5,10-methenyltetrahydrofolate cyclohydrolase → MAELLQGKPVSDEIARNIESRVAALHELGVCPTLALVRVGDRPDDVAYERAVIKQAEALGVRTHQVTLAAGAAEDQVVRFIKAINADVDIHGCLLFRPLPPHLDEERVCNALAATKDVDGITSASLARVFIGSGLGFPPSTADACLKVLDYYGVPLEGARVVVVGRSLVVGRPLAMMLLARHATVTLCHSRTSDVAAVTREADVAVFASGRPKHFGAEYVRPGQVIVDVGINFDAAGVMCGDVDDAAVEPIVRAITPVPGGVGTVTTAMTLLHTVEAAEVAAREQMDIAIERLM, encoded by the coding sequence ATGGCTGAGCTGCTGCAAGGAAAGCCGGTTTCGGACGAAATAGCCCGCAACATCGAGTCGCGGGTCGCTGCGCTGCACGAATTGGGCGTGTGCCCGACGTTGGCGCTCGTGCGCGTGGGGGACCGTCCCGACGACGTGGCGTACGAGCGGGCCGTCATCAAGCAGGCCGAGGCGCTTGGCGTGCGCACGCACCAGGTCACGTTGGCGGCGGGCGCTGCAGAAGACCAGGTCGTTCGCTTCATCAAGGCGATCAACGCCGACGTGGACATCCATGGCTGCCTGCTGTTCCGGCCGCTTCCGCCGCATTTGGACGAAGAGCGCGTCTGCAATGCGCTGGCTGCGACGAAGGACGTCGACGGCATTACGAGCGCTTCGCTGGCCAGGGTGTTTATCGGCTCTGGCCTGGGATTTCCGCCGAGTACGGCTGATGCGTGCCTGAAGGTGCTCGACTATTACGGCGTGCCGCTCGAGGGCGCCCGCGTCGTGGTGGTGGGCCGCAGCCTGGTGGTGGGCAGGCCGCTGGCCATGATGCTGCTGGCCCGGCATGCCACCGTGACGCTGTGCCATTCGCGCACGTCCGACGTGGCGGCCGTCACGCGCGAGGCCGATGTGGCAGTGTTCGCGTCCGGGCGGCCCAAGCATTTCGGCGCGGAATACGTGCGGCCTGGTCAGGTGATCGTCGACGTGGGGATCAACTTCGATGCGGCGGGCGTCATGTGCGGCGACGTGGACGATGCGGCGGTCGAGCCCATCGTGCGCGCGATCACTCCGGTGCCGGGCGGCGTGGGCACGGTGACGACGGCCATGACGCTGCTGCACACGGTCGAAGCCGCCGAGGTCGCCGCTCGCGAGCAGATGGACATCGCCATCGAGCGGCTGATGTAG
- the dmsD gene encoding Tat proofreading chaperone DmsD — protein MEQTKTLTDEQREALAFVGSALSPLFLQDPRKGNAGELFASMAALDAEEAAEAWPFVAPAEAVGALRLMVDGLADGIDADDLTWEYRRLFIGPGRKAAPPWGSVYTDRDCVVFGLTTLDLRAWMRANGIERTADDKMPEDHIGLLVALMGWLAQEKPELVSELLEKHLLTWSSHYLEQLEAAAEHPFYEGLARLTRLTLEGIQDDLGLKVVYPRYYR, from the coding sequence ATGGAGCAAACCAAGACGCTGACCGACGAGCAGCGCGAGGCGTTGGCCTTTGTGGGCAGCGCGCTGTCGCCGCTTTTCCTGCAGGACCCGCGCAAAGGCAACGCGGGCGAGCTGTTCGCGTCGATGGCGGCGCTTGACGCCGAAGAAGCGGCCGAGGCCTGGCCTTTCGTGGCGCCGGCCGAAGCGGTCGGGGCGCTGCGCCTGATGGTGGACGGGCTGGCCGACGGCATTGACGCCGACGATCTGACGTGGGAGTACCGCCGCCTGTTCATCGGGCCGGGGAGGAAGGCCGCGCCGCCGTGGGGGTCGGTCTACACCGACCGCGACTGCGTGGTGTTCGGCCTGACCACGCTGGATCTGCGGGCGTGGATGCGCGCCAATGGCATCGAGCGCACCGCCGACGACAAGATGCCGGAAGACCACATCGGGCTGCTGGTCGCCCTGATGGGCTGGCTTGCGCAGGAAAAGCCCGAGCTGGTGTCCGAGCTTCTTGAGAAACATCTGCTGACCTGGTCGTCCCATTATCTGGAACAGCTGGAGGCTGCGGCCGAGCACCCCTTCTACGAGGGTCTGGCGCGCCTGACGCGGCTGACGCTCGAGGGCATCCAGGACGATCTGGGGCTCAAGGTCGTCTACCCCCGGTACTACCGATAA
- a CDS encoding GntR family transcriptional regulator: MDLIVSNGSDRPIYEQITRQLKDAILTGDLVEGQRLPSIRALANDLRISVITTKRAYADLEAQGFIETVQGKGSFVAGGNKELLREERLRSVETLLEQALREAEGAGVPLEEVHAMLDLLAGGP, from the coding sequence GTGGACCTCATCGTTTCAAACGGCAGCGACCGGCCCATCTACGAGCAGATCACCCGGCAGCTGAAGGACGCCATTCTGACCGGCGACCTGGTGGAAGGGCAGCGGCTCCCCTCCATTCGCGCCCTGGCGAACGACCTGCGCATCAGCGTCATCACCACCAAGCGCGCCTATGCCGACCTGGAAGCGCAAGGCTTCATCGAAACGGTGCAGGGCAAGGGTAGCTTCGTGGCGGGCGGCAACAAAGAGCTGCTGCGCGAAGAGCGGCTGCGCTCGGTCGAAACCCTGCTTGAACAGGCGCTTCGGGAAGCGGAAGGCGCCGGCGTCCCGCTGGAAGAGGTGCATGCCATGCTCGACCTGCTTGCGGGAGGCCCGTAG
- a CDS encoding ABC transporter ATP-binding protein, which produces MSDLLAIRDLCKSYDDFALQNVSFSVPEGCVVGFIGGNGAGKTTAIKAALGIVHADSGSVRLFGEETADMSSARFSQVKQHIGVVFDTCSFTSDSTVKDVGAIMASSYAAWDRQRFADLTEAWDLSAKKKVHDLSRGMGMKLSLACALSHEADLLILDEATAGLDPLAREDALDVLRDYLVERDGRGILMSSHITSDLEKIADYLVCIEDGRIVFSCEKDVITGLAGIAHCREADVAALLASGLFAPGALRAERRATETTVLVPDRFAFADAFPRVQTDPASIDDYLSLTLRGDVL; this is translated from the coding sequence ATGAGCGACCTGCTTGCCATCCGCGACCTGTGCAAGTCCTATGACGACTTCGCTTTGCAAAACGTCAGCTTCAGCGTGCCGGAGGGCTGCGTCGTCGGCTTCATCGGTGGCAACGGGGCCGGCAAAACCACGGCCATCAAGGCGGCGCTCGGGATCGTGCATGCCGACAGCGGGTCGGTCCGCCTGTTCGGCGAGGAGACGGCCGATATGTCGAGTGCGCGGTTTTCCCAGGTGAAACAGCATATCGGCGTGGTGTTCGACACGTGCTCGTTCACGTCGGACTCGACGGTGAAAGACGTCGGCGCCATCATGGCCAGCTCGTACGCCGCGTGGGACCGCCAGCGCTTCGCCGACCTGACGGAGGCGTGGGACCTTTCGGCGAAGAAGAAGGTGCACGACTTGTCGCGGGGCATGGGGATGAAGCTGTCGCTTGCATGCGCCCTTTCGCACGAGGCTGACCTGCTGATACTCGACGAGGCCACGGCCGGTTTGGACCCGCTGGCCCGCGAAGACGCCCTCGACGTCCTGCGCGACTACCTGGTCGAGCGCGACGGGCGCGGCATCCTCATGTCCAGCCACATCACGAGCGACCTGGAGAAGATCGCCGACTACCTGGTGTGCATCGAGGACGGCCGCATCGTGTTCTCGTGCGAGAAAGACGTCATCACCGGGCTTGCCGGCATCGCGCACTGCCGCGAGGCCGACGTGGCCGCCCTGCTGGCGAGCGGTCTGTTCGCGCCGGGCGCTCTGCGGGCCGAGCGTCGCGCGACCGAGACGACGGTGCTCGTGCCCGACCGCTTCGCCTTCGCCGACGCCTTCCCGCGCGTGCAGACAGACCCTGCCTCCATTGACGACTATCTGTCGCTGACGTTGCGCGGCGACGTGTTGTAA
- a CDS encoding ABC-2 transporter permease has protein sequence MKTMLLADFITTRKYLVQQCALSAAIGLFVGIGNHSALLAANMLVVMLFVMLSISLLALDEQNGWQKFRLTLPLSRKHVVMGRYVSLLCAALLSLGVCLLTAAIMLGVGMAVPDVIVVDELVEGLSGAASLIVGSTVALCLVALLAMSLSLPFMFRFGMTKATRFLPALCLLLFCIAVMLSAQYAAEVEALLNALPTWVFGPAGLALFAVVALAVYTVSCVVSVKLYEKRDF, from the coding sequence ATGAAAACGATGCTTCTGGCTGACTTCATCACCACGCGAAAGTACCTCGTGCAGCAGTGCGCGCTGTCGGCTGCGATCGGCCTGTTCGTCGGCATTGGGAACCACTCGGCCTTGCTGGCGGCAAACATGCTGGTCGTCATGCTGTTCGTCATGCTGAGCATATCGCTGCTGGCGCTGGACGAGCAGAACGGCTGGCAGAAATTCCGCCTGACGCTGCCGCTGTCGCGAAAGCACGTGGTCATGGGGCGCTATGTCAGCCTGCTGTGCGCGGCGCTCCTCAGCCTGGGCGTCTGCCTGCTGACGGCGGCGATCATGCTGGGCGTCGGCATGGCGGTTCCGGACGTGATCGTGGTGGACGAGCTGGTGGAGGGCCTCTCGGGGGCGGCGTCCCTGATCGTCGGCAGCACCGTCGCGCTGTGCCTCGTGGCGCTGCTGGCGATGTCGCTGTCCCTGCCGTTCATGTTCCGCTTCGGCATGACGAAGGCGACGCGCTTTCTGCCCGCGCTGTGCCTGCTGCTGTTCTGCATCGCGGTCATGCTTTCCGCGCAGTACGCCGCCGAGGTGGAAGCGCTGCTGAATGCGCTCCCGACCTGGGTGTTTGGTCCGGCCGGCCTGGCGTTGTTCGCAGTCGTGGCGCTGGCGGTGTACACGGTGTCCTGCGTCGTCTCGGTGAAGCTGTACGAAAAGCGGGATTTTTAG
- a CDS encoding PaaI family thioesterase, whose protein sequence is MSYLSPDRKLNPDHVRMFIDIVSKGEFYQMLGMRITDLRVGLCEAEVNVVPRLLNSFGGIHGGVYASILDTVTYLAMYGEVDEHEGYATLDLVVNDLKSVNSGTIVARAKPVRSGRRILLAEAEIRSEAGSLLATGTSKMFKAPNVQPLEQMLKYHQIDEPFPPKFVKKPAIVNPGRASTALGA, encoded by the coding sequence ATGTCATACCTTTCCCCTGATCGCAAGCTGAACCCCGACCACGTCCGCATGTTCATCGACATCGTCAGCAAAGGCGAGTTCTACCAGATGCTCGGCATGCGCATCACCGACTTGCGCGTGGGGCTGTGCGAGGCCGAGGTGAACGTGGTGCCGCGGCTGCTCAATTCGTTCGGCGGCATCCACGGCGGCGTGTACGCATCCATCCTCGACACCGTAACGTACCTGGCGATGTACGGCGAGGTGGACGAGCACGAGGGATACGCCACGCTTGACCTGGTGGTCAACGACCTGAAGTCGGTCAACAGCGGCACGATCGTCGCGCGGGCCAAACCCGTGCGAAGCGGACGGCGCATCCTGCTGGCCGAGGCGGAGATCCGCAGCGAGGCGGGCAGCCTGCTCGCAACCGGCACGTCGAAGATGTTCAAGGCCCCCAACGTGCAGCCGCTCGAGCAGATGTTAAAATACCACCAGATAGACGAGCCGTTTCCGCCGAAGTTCGTGAAGAAGCCGGCCATCGTCAACCCCGGACGCGCATCGACCGCCCTGGGCGCATAG
- the recN gene encoding DNA repair protein RecN has translation MIDEIQVQNLALIRDAVLEPACGLTVLTGETGAGKTALLSALKLLMGERADKSLVRDGTESLQVSGRFFLRRRPMADDAADGAAAEDPDPESAAAVADEADEAEEVELVAQRRIRADGRSRVSIDGSMASVKDLARQVAPSIDLCGQHEHQRLLNPATHAELLDAWAGPVAERALTSYREALAAAQAAEKELARIRDAAASSSAQLDDARFTLRRIDDVSPEAGEYEALAADLEKAEHAESLARAANSAYAALSDEDGAIDSLASAIAALDGGARYDSELAPLAQSLREAGYVLEDVAREALDYRDAIDFDAETLAAQQERMAALQGLLRTYGPRMEDVLAAREQAADLVSMVDEGAEREKAAQAAVERAEAALAEAAATLDEARREAAPRFGQAVTAHMNRLEMGGAELVCDVAPLPRASWTRAGSSAVEFLFRPGASMQARPLARIASGGEVSRVMLAVKVALGAVDAVDTLVFDEVDAGVGGSVANALADVLADLATTHQVIVVTHLAQVAVRGQSHYLVRKESGADGAPETHLTPLAAEDRPAEIARMLSGDITETSLAHARELLAHHA, from the coding sequence ATGATCGATGAGATACAGGTCCAGAACCTGGCGCTCATTCGCGATGCCGTGCTTGAGCCGGCCTGCGGCCTGACGGTGCTGACCGGCGAGACGGGCGCGGGCAAAACGGCCCTGCTCTCGGCGTTGAAGCTGCTCATGGGCGAGCGGGCCGACAAGTCCCTCGTGCGCGACGGAACCGAATCGCTCCAGGTCAGCGGGCGGTTTTTCCTGCGACGCCGCCCGATGGCGGACGATGCGGCAGACGGCGCGGCAGCCGAAGACCCCGACCCCGAAAGCGCAGCCGCTGTCGCCGACGAGGCCGACGAAGCCGAAGAGGTCGAACTGGTGGCCCAGCGCCGCATTCGCGCCGACGGCCGGTCGCGCGTGAGCATCGACGGGTCCATGGCCAGCGTGAAGGACCTCGCGCGGCAGGTGGCGCCCTCCATCGACCTGTGCGGCCAGCACGAGCACCAACGCCTGCTCAACCCGGCGACCCACGCCGAACTGCTCGACGCCTGGGCCGGGCCGGTTGCCGAACGCGCCCTCACGTCCTACCGAGAAGCCCTCGCCGCAGCTCAGGCGGCCGAAAAAGAACTCGCCCGCATTCGCGACGCCGCAGCCTCCTCTTCGGCCCAACTCGACGACGCCCGTTTCACCCTGCGCCGCATCGACGACGTGTCGCCTGAAGCCGGCGAATACGAAGCCCTCGCGGCCGACCTGGAAAAAGCCGAGCACGCCGAATCGCTCGCCCGGGCCGCCAACAGCGCCTACGCGGCCCTTTCCGACGAAGACGGCGCCATCGATTCCCTCGCGTCGGCCATCGCCGCGCTCGACGGCGGCGCCCGCTACGACAGCGAGCTGGCCCCCTTGGCCCAGTCGCTGCGCGAGGCCGGCTACGTGCTGGAAGACGTCGCTCGCGAAGCGCTCGACTACCGCGACGCCATCGACTTCGACGCCGAGACCTTGGCCGCCCAGCAAGAGCGCATGGCGGCGCTGCAAGGGCTGCTGCGCACGTACGGCCCGCGCATGGAAGACGTGCTTGCCGCCCGCGAACAAGCCGCTGACCTGGTGTCGATGGTCGACGAGGGGGCCGAGCGCGAGAAGGCCGCCCAGGCGGCGGTCGAGCGGGCCGAAGCCGCGCTCGCCGAAGCCGCCGCGACGCTTGACGAGGCTCGCCGCGAGGCGGCCCCCCGCTTCGGCCAGGCCGTCACCGCACACATGAACCGCCTGGAAATGGGCGGGGCCGAACTCGTGTGCGACGTGGCCCCGCTGCCGCGCGCCTCGTGGACCCGCGCCGGTTCGTCGGCGGTGGAATTCCTCTTCCGACCAGGTGCTTCCATGCAGGCGCGACCACTTGCCCGCATCGCTTCGGGCGGCGAGGTGAGCCGCGTCATGCTGGCCGTGAAGGTGGCGTTGGGGGCGGTCGACGCCGTCGACACGCTCGTGTTCGACGAGGTGGACGCCGGCGTCGGAGGGTCGGTCGCCAACGCGCTGGCCGACGTGCTGGCCGACCTGGCGACAACGCACCAGGTCATCGTCGTGACGCACCTGGCGCAGGTGGCCGTGCGAGGCCAGTCTCACTACTTGGTACGGAAAGAGTCCGGCGCCGACGGCGCACCCGAAACGCACCTGACCCCGCTCGCCGCCGAAGACCGCCCCGCAGAAATCGCCCGCATGCTGTCGGGCGACATAACCGAAACCTCGCTCGCCCACGCCCGAGAACTGCTGGCGCACCACGCCTGA
- a CDS encoding class I SAM-dependent methyltransferase: protein MDHSAAYWADVFDEVSNNKDREEAGSDAARAWWDKKAPSFAHKPVRSDYLNQLLALLDLQPGETLFDAGCGSGVTALPLAKAGHSVCAVDFSRVMLDELAAAGKRQGVAVVDGDALLENGPLTGKNVADLAEPGTVFAFQRSWQQSWDDLPKADVALSSRSLITNDVLDAVGKLEAHATDRVALTIGAGDLPYRDPRIFEAMGRAHDEAMQPIQLVALMNLLFTRGFFPRLEYTEMEGTWHRDTREELVEAVTKAHRPHDEAEAAALEAFLNEHLLFNEAQNRFELDYVRADRWAYVEWTLDGFRSLKGRI, encoded by the coding sequence ATGGATCATTCGGCAGCATATTGGGCAGACGTGTTCGACGAGGTCAGCAACAACAAAGACCGCGAAGAGGCCGGCAGCGACGCGGCGCGAGCCTGGTGGGACAAGAAGGCGCCATCGTTCGCCCACAAACCCGTCCGCAGCGACTACCTCAACCAGCTGCTTGCCCTGCTGGACCTGCAACCAGGGGAAACGCTGTTCGATGCGGGCTGCGGCTCCGGCGTGACGGCCCTCCCGCTCGCGAAGGCGGGCCACAGCGTGTGCGCGGTCGACTTCTCGCGCGTCATGCTCGACGAGCTGGCGGCCGCGGGGAAGCGGCAGGGCGTTGCGGTCGTCGACGGCGACGCGCTGCTCGAAAACGGCCCGCTGACCGGGAAAAACGTGGCCGATCTAGCAGAGCCGGGCACCGTTTTCGCCTTCCAGCGCTCGTGGCAGCAAAGCTGGGACGACCTTCCGAAGGCCGATGTGGCGCTGTCGTCGCGATCGCTCATAACCAACGACGTGCTCGACGCGGTCGGCAAGCTGGAGGCGCACGCGACCGACCGCGTCGCCCTGACCATCGGCGCCGGCGACCTTCCCTACCGCGACCCGCGCATCTTCGAAGCCATGGGACGGGCCCACGACGAGGCCATGCAGCCAATACAGCTCGTCGCGCTCATGAACCTGCTGTTCACGCGCGGTTTTTTCCCGCGCCTGGAATACACGGAAATGGAAGGGACGTGGCATCGCGACACGCGCGAAGAGCTGGTCGAGGCCGTGACGAAGGCGCACCGCCCGCACGACGAGGCCGAGGCGGCGGCGCTCGAGGCGTTCCTGAACGAGCACCTGCTGTTCAACGAGGCGCAAAACCGGTTCGAGCTGGACTACGTGCGGGCCGATCGCTGGGCGTACGTCGAATGGACCCTCGACGGCTTCCGATCGCTGAAGGGCCGCATCTAG